In one window of Henckelia pumila isolate YLH828 chromosome 1, ASM3356847v2, whole genome shotgun sequence DNA:
- the LOC140887480 gene encoding probable receptor-like protein kinase At1g11050: MTKFRILFPFLLLFIHFHTNHAANSSCPIDFTYVKTFPWDSSLCHEPAQSGCCQTLHSVFGMGLARYLKQTSMFYLPDVNTSSSCIANFEESLASMSISTTLFASCFNDTGEFVNMPSTSCAGITTTQDWTQKEYKSSPLESSCNGDLTGLTRCSLCVEAGLQVNSYLVSLQPNSTKCFFFTILYAAAIVNDFGPEDPRIASCIFGIPLYASKTGKKWNSTNRKLIFGFVGGSVGFCFAVILFLIYRNWDMKKRQHIVHEEYVSSVKSRVPNTGAKWFHVVELEQATNGFSQKNLIGQGGYGIVYKGTVLNGTEVAIKQILDLDSKADDEFANEAEIISMIRHRNLLALKGFCVTSDAFKGKRRYLVYDFMSNGSLDEHLFGSGKKPLSWPQRKNIILDVAKGLAYLHYGIKPAIYHRDIKATNILLDSDMKARVADFGLAKQSTEGQSHLTTRVAGTYGYLAPEYALYGQLTEKSDVYSFGILILETMSGRRVLDASEPSKILITDWAWALLKSGKVEDIFHASIRNDGPNGVMERFVLVGILSAHVMVSLRPTIADALKMLEGDIDIPRLPERPLPLSHHSFQTSLNNSMSTNDGLSAMPSFSGPQ; this comes from the coding sequence ATGACCAAATTCCGAATTCTTTTCCCTTTCCTCCTATTATTCATCCACTTCCACACAAATCATGCAGCTAATTCTTCGTGCCCCATTGATTTTACCTATGTAAAAACCTTCCCATGGGACAGTTCTCTTTGTCATGAACCAGCTCAATCCGGTTGCTGTCAAACTCTGCATAGCGTTTTCGGCATGGGGCTTGCTCGATACCTGAAACAAACCTCCATGTTTTATCTCCCTGATGTGAATACTTCATCTTCTTGCATTGCCAACTTCGAAGAAAGTCTCGCATCTATGTCGATTTCGACCACTTTGTTTGCTTCCTGCTTTAATGACACCGGGGAATTTGTCAATATGCCATCCACCAGTTGTGCAGGCATTACAACAACTCAGGACTGGACCCAAAAGGAATATAAATCAAGCCCGCTCGAATCATCCTGTAACGGAGACTTGACAGGATTGACAAGGTGCAGTTTGTGCGTAGAAGCAGGGTTGCAGGTGAATTCTTACCTGGTTTCTTTGCAACCCAATTCCACAAAATGCTTCTTCTTCACTATATTGTATGCTGCTGCTATTGTCAATGATTTTGGACCTGAGGATCCAAGAATAGCTTCTTGCATATTTGGCATCCCCTTGTATGCATCAAAAACTGGTAAAAAATGGAATAGTACGAACCGAAAACTCATCTTTGGCTTTGTAGGAGGCTCTGTAGGATTCTGCTTTGCAGTAATTCTGTTCTTAATTTACAGAAACTGGGATATGAAAAAAAGACAACATATTGTGCATGAAGAATATGTAAGTTCAGTCAAATCTAGGGTACCCAATACAGGTGCTAAATGGTTTCATGTAGTAGAGTTGGAACAGGCCACCAATGGGTTCTCGCAAAAGAATCTGATAGGGCAGGGTGGATATGGAATTGTGTATAAAGGAACGGTTTTGAATGGCACGGAAGTTGCTATCAAGCAAATTCTTGACTTGGATTCTAAAGCGGATGATGAATTCGCTAATGAGGCAGAGATAATAAGCATGATAAGACACAGAAATCTTCTCGCTTTAAAGGGTTTCTGTGTTACAAGTGATGCATTCAAAGGCAAAAGAAGATACCTGGTTTATGATTTCATGTCAAATGGAAGCTTGGATGAACACCTTTTTGGTAGTGGAAAGAAGCCACTGTCGTGGCCCCAGCGCAAGAACATAATTCTTGATGTTGCAAAAGGGCTAGCTTATCTGCACTATGGTATCAAACCCGCAATTTACCATCGGGATATAAAGGCTACAAACATCCTTCTTGACTCAGATATGAAAGCGAGAGTTGCAGATTTTGGTTTAGCTAAGCAGAGCACAGAGGGCCAATCTCATCTTACCACAAGGGTTGCTGGCACATATGGATACCTTGCACCAGAATACGCCCTTTATGGACAATTAACAGAGAAAAGCGACGTTTACAGCTTTGGAATTTTGATTCTTGAGACTATGAGTGGAAGGAGAGTGCTAGATGCATCCGAACCTTCGAAAATTTTGATCACTGATTGGGCTTGGGCGCTTCTGAAATCTGGAAAAGTTGAAGAtatatttcatgcatcaataaGAAATGACGGACCAAATGGAGTCATGGAGAGATTTGTTCTAGTAGGAATTCTCAGTGCTCACGTAATGGTGTCACTTAGACCTACaattgctgatgctctgaagaTGCTTGAAGGTGATATTGACATCCCACGACTGCCGGAACGACCATTGCCTCTTAGCCACCATTCATTTCAAACATCGTTAAATAATAGCATGTCTACAAATGACGGATTAAGTGCTATGCCAAGCTTTAGTGGGCCTCAGTGA
- the LOC140874777 gene encoding uncharacterized protein isoform X2 — MDEFGVLVQSIGFKANGKSAPMAKSKTKPNSHFNGSSGNSTSSFNDSSSLPVDELDGIFRSNVNIHKSGQPQNLFGDDDVFGGKVSGSGQYGAIDLESVLNSSNNGNSGGGLHSGNTVGFDVFDDFQGAKPKKGDPVDDLIGNFGVNSIGKPEEKGSGFDDLIPGFGGANSSKNGQPPKTKLSSELNGHSSKSRSTVEDDPFLVFESPLSQDDASWPPSGPSEQGKGNIYSSLDDLDEFAAGGPQNDSRTNDTRTKTERTTAGSASNGFQNVDDLDAIFSGGKRQDYADSLFGTFFQEEKITTVKQTPSGSSSSTSIKSSAANIGGDFTSLFGDVTTSSGEFHEIEGEPEERRRARLNRHMRMYGRMAQALDDKNQRDFQIQLEQEEKHRLAETLDNDIRRWAAGKEGNLRALLSSLQQVLWPECGWKPVSLTYMITSDSVKKVYKKATLYVHPDKVQQKGANIQQKYIAEKVFDLLKEAWNKFSADELR, encoded by the exons ATGGATGAATTCGGAGTATTGGTGCAGAGCATTGGATTCAAAGCTAATGGGAAATCAGCTCCCATGGCGAAATCGAAGACTAAACCTAATTCTCATTTCAACGGCAGTAGTGGCAACAGTACTTCGTCGTTTAATGATTCCTCTTCCTTGCCCGTTGACGAGCTTGACGGGATTTTTAGATCGAATGTTAACATCCATAAATCTGGCCAACCccagaatttatttggcgatGATGATGTGTTTGGTGGGAAAGTTTCTGGGTCTGGTCAATACGGGGCGATAGATTTGGAATCGGTGCTTAATAGCTCAAATAATGGGAATAGTGGCGGAGGTTTGCATTCGGGGAATACGGTGGGTTTTGATGTTTTTGATGATTTCCAAGGAGCAAAGCCGAAGAAGGGTGATCCTGTGGACGATTTGATTGGGAATTTTGGGGTGAATTCTATTGGGAAGCCTGAAGAGAAGGGGTCTGGATTTGACGATTTGATACCAGGATTTGGGGGAGCTAATTCGTCGAAAAATGG ACAACCACCAAAGACGAAACTTTCTTCAGAGTTAAATGGCCATTCTTCTAAATCAAGATCGACTGTAGAAGATGATCCTTTTTTAGTCTTTGAATCACCTCTATCTCAGGACGATGCCTCATGGCCACCCAGTGGTCCCTCTGAACAAGGAAAAGGCAATATTTATTCTTCATTGGATGACCTTGATGAGTTTGCTGCCGGCGGGCCCCAAAATGATTCTAGAACTAATGACACGAGGACCAAAACTGAAAGAACGACGGCTGGCAGTGCTTCAAATGGTTTTCAAAATGTTGATGATCTAGATGCAATTTTTAGTGGTGGCAAACGACAAGACTATGCT GATTCGCTGTTTGGAACCTTCTTCCAAGAAGAAAAAATTACTACAGTGAAGCAAACTCCTTCGGGGTCCTCATCCAGCACAAGCATAAAGTCTTCTGCTGCAAATATTGGGGGTGACTTCACTTCACTTTTTGGAG ATGTTACCACTTCATCAGGGGAGTTTCATGAAATTGAAGGCGAACCTGAAGAAAGGCGGAGAGCGAGGTTAAATCGTCATATGAGAATGTACGGACGAATG GCTCAAGCACTAGATGACAAGAACCAGCGTGATTTTCAGATTCAGCTCGAGCAGGAAGAGAAACAT AGGCTTGCGGAAACCTTGGACAATGATATACGCCGATGGGCTGCAGGAAAAGAAGGCAATCTACGTGCTTTGTTGTCCTCGTTGCAACAG GTCTTGTGGCCTGAATGTGGTTGGAAACCAGTTTCGTTAACATATATGATTACTTCGGACTCGGTGAAGAAGGTCTATAAAAAGGCGACCTTATATGTCCATCCAGACAAGGTTCAACAAAAGGGAGCTAATATCCAACAAAAATACATTGCTGAAAAGGTTTTTGATCTTCTCAAG GAAGCATGGAACAAATTTAGCGCAGACGAACTTCGATGA
- the LOC140891458 gene encoding 1-aminocyclopropane-1-carboxylate oxidase 5-like, with the protein MAIPVIDFSKLNGDERSKTLAQIANCCEDWGFFQLINHGISEDLLEKVKKVASECYKFEREGGFENSKPVNLLKELIEKKSDESLVESVDWEDVFLLSDDNHHEWPSKTPGFKETMKEYRAELKKLAIKVMEVMDENLGLPKGYINKAFNGGEVEEEEEENSAFFGTKVSHYPPCPRPDKVNGLRAHTDAGGVILLFQDDVVNGLQILKDGVWMDVQPMKNAIVINTGDQIEVLSNGKYKSVWHRVLALPEGNRRSIASFYNPSYKATIEPAKELLVLQAEKKLLQVAENSPAKYPKFVFGDYMSVYAEQKFLPKEPRFQAVKAV; encoded by the exons ATGGCCATCCCTGTGATCGATTTCTCAAAACTCAATGGTGACGAGAGATCCAAAACCCTGGCTCAGATTGCCAATTGCTGCGAAGACTGGGGATTTTTTCAG TTGATCAACCATGGAATCTCTGAGGATCTCCTGGAAAAGGTGAAGAAGGTTGCTTCTGAATGCTACAAGTTTGAAAGAGAGGGCGGGTTCGAGAATTCGAAACCCGTTAATCTGCTCAAGGAATTGATCGAGAAGAAAAGCGATGAAAGTTTAGTAGAAAGCGTTGATTGGGAGGATGTGTTCTTGCTCTCTGATGACAATCATCATGAATGGCCTTCAAAAACACCTGGTTTCAA GGAAACCATGAAGGAATACCGAGCTGAACTGAAGAAACTGGCGATCAAAGTGATGGAAGTGATGGACGAGAACTTAGGCCTCCCAAAAGGGTACATCAACAAGGCGTTCAACGGAGGAgaagtcgaagaagaagaagaagagaactCGGCCTTTTTCGGGACAAAGGTGAGCCACTACCCTCCGTGCCCGAGGCCAGATAAGGTAAACGGCCTCCGAGCACACACGGATGCAGGAGGCGTGATCTTGCTCTTCCAAGACGACGTAGTGAACGGCCTCCAAATCCTGAAAGACGGGGTTTGGATGGACGTTCAGCCGATGAAAAACGCCATAGTGATCAACACGGGCGATCAGATCGAAGTGTTGAGCAATGGCAAGTACAAGAGTGTCTGGCATCGTGTTCTGGCATTGCCGGAAGGGAACAGGAGATCCATCGCCTCGTTTTACAACCCGTCTTATAAGGCCACCATCGAACCTGCCAAGGAATTATTGGTACTGCAGGCCGAGAAGAAACTACTACAAGTTGCCGAGAATTCGCCGGCCAAGTATCCTAAGTTTGTGTTTGGGGACTACATGTCTGTTTATGCTGAACAAAAGTTCTTGCCTAAGGAGCCAAGGTTCCAAGCTGTGAAAGCAGTCTAA
- the LOC140876241 gene encoding uncharacterized protein — protein sequence MGNVVGSFSSGFAQLLNKILGHPLDFLAGKNCDSLCGSTWDFVCYIENFCVSHLLKLVMVATLVYFVLLFFYLLCNLGICQCICRSICRIIWACFSTCFSCLEFCCSYLCFKLRTVKRRRRRRRRDIEESVEASPSTSEEGYELGETSVLQHSRNLERRRSRISARRNYKDEHLRRSLRPKNHRSHVRVAGDHSIHLRRTKSFKNGGHNTSPLHHHIRVTRSSRFAHKGSMHRSGIHHRRR from the exons ATGGGGAATGTGGTTGGATCTTTTTCCTCCGGATTTGCTCAACTTTTAAACAAGATTTTGGGTCACCCACTCGATTTCCTCGCTGGCAAAAACTGCGA TTCATTATGTGGTTCAACATGGGATTTTGTCTGTTACATCGAAAACTTCTGTGTCTCACATTTGCTCAAGTTGGTCATGGTGGCAACGTTAGTTTATTTTG TTCTCTTGTTCTTCTATCTCTTGTGCAACTTGGGAATCTGCCAATGCATTTGCCGCTCTATCTGTAGAATCATATGGGCTTGCTTCTCAACTTGTTTTTCGTGCTTGGAGTTCTGTTGTTCGTACTTATGTTTCAAGCTTCGTACTGTAAAGAGGAGACGGAGAAGGAGGAGGAGAGACATTGAGGAATCCGTAGAAGCCAGTCCTAGTACTAGTGAAGAAGGGTATGAATTAGGTGAAACCTCTGTGTTGCAACATTCTAGGAATCTTGAACGTAGGAGGTCGAGGATTAGTGCTAGGAGGAATTACAAAGATGAGCATTTGCGGCGATCTTTGAGGCCTAAAAATCATCGTTCGCATGTAAGGGTTGCGGGAGATCATTCCATTCACCTGCGTAGAACAAAGAGTTTCAAAAACGGCGGACACAATACGAGCCCTCTTCACCATCATATTCGGGTTACTAGGAGTTCGAGATTCGCTCACAAGGGATCCATGCACAGAAGTGGGATTCACCATAGGAGAAGGTAG
- the LOC140889185 gene encoding uncharacterized protein yields the protein MKSSCQKALSCCFLLFSFIVSSYQIQVSHATPEHSSIAFATVGRPRYAFDIYSLRTSDPSKEIRLTDGNSINFNGYFASQLSALPFLKNYSLPSVNLVYVTERNGSTSIYLDAVHFSLGVSTRFNRVQIPLVGDEKFNGQVSMKDKPTLVGQSLVYVSTHENPGKPRASWAAVYSTQLTTGSTLRLTPIGVADFSPAVSPSGAWTAVASYGEEGWNGNVQELGTDIYVFSTLDGSNRVKVIEHGGWPSWADDSTLYFHRKCDDGWWSVFRAVLKLQNGRFRSESTVVVERLTPPGLHAFTPAASVTNKNFIAVATRRPGSEYRHIELFDVVLSEFIELTRNISPNSHHFNPFISPDSALIGYHKCRGTSSDGGTNELHLERVNSPLPSVSLFRIGGSFPSFSQDGKRIAYVNFPGVYVMNSDGSGARMVSSRSAFSTAWDWKRKGVVYTSVGPTFASEASKVDIVSIDVDDADLSYKTLTIGGENNAFPSASPDGKWVVFRSGRSGHKNLYIMDALDGEKAALHRLTKGPWSDTMCNWSPDGDWIAFASDRENPGSDSFELFKIHPNGTGLQKLIQSGSGGRTNHPWFSPDGRYIVFTSDYAGVSAEPISNPHHYQPYGDLFVIKSDGSEIRRLTHNSYEDGTPAWGPKSSVVANVELSDSESLCSFEDCHWLSISTIKSLGSSNVQCAEI from the coding sequence ATGAAGTCCTCGTGCCAAAAGGCGCTGTCTTGCTGCTTCCTTCTCTTCAGTTTTATAGTATCATcatatcaaattcaagtctCCCATGCTACGCCGGAACACAGCAGCATAGCATTTGCTACGGTGGGGAGACCAAGATATGCGTTTGATATCTACTCTCTCCGAACATCGGACCCGTCGAAGGAAATCCGTCTCACCGATGGGAATTCCATCAATTTTAATGGCTATTTTGCATCGCAGCTCTCTGCGCTCCCTTTCTTGAAGAACTATTCCCTCCCCTCTGTTAACCTTGTGTACGTTACTGAACGCAACGGGTCGACGAGTATATATCTGGATGCAGTTCATTTTTCTCTTGGAGTTTCTACTCGGTTTAATCGAGTTCAGATACCATTGGTGGGCGATGAGAAGTTCAACGGCCAGGTTTCGATGAAGGACAAGCCGACTTTAGTGGGTCAGAGTTTGGTTTACGTGTCGACCCACGAAAACCCGGGTAAGCCTCGTGCGAGTTGGGCTGCTGTTTACTCGACTCAGTTGACTACCGGGTCGACTCTTCGGCTGACCCCGATCGGGGTGGCGGATTTCAGCCCTGCGGTGTCTCCGTCGGGGGCCTGGACCGCGGTTGCGTCGTATGGGGAAGAGGGTTGGAATGGGAATGTTCAAGAATTAGGTACAGATATATATGTGTTCTCGACTCTTGATGGATCCAACCGGGTCAAGGTGATCGAGCATGGAGGATGGCCTAGCTGGGCCGATGATTCGACCTTGTATTTTCACCGAAAATGTGATGATGGGTGGTGGAGTGTTTTCAGGGCAGTTTTGAAGTTGCAAAACGGCCGATTCCGCTCCGAATCCACCGTGGTGGTCGAAAGACTCACGCCGCCGGGTTTGCACGCTTTCACTCCAGCTGCTTCGGTTACAAACAAGAACTTCATTGCTGTGGCCACAAGAAGACCCGGATCCGAATATCGGCACATAGAGCTATTCGACGTTGTTTTGAGTGAGTTCATCGAGTTAACCAGAAACATTTCACCCAATTCACATCACTTCAACCCGTTTATCTCCCCAGACTCTGCTTTGATCGGGTACCACAAATGCAGAGGAACAAGCAGTGATGGCGGGACCAACGAGTTACATCTTGAGAGAGTTAATAGTCCATTACCAAGTGTTTCCTTATTCCGTATAGGTGGATCATTTCCCTCGTTTTCACAGGATGGAAAGCGGATCGCTTATGTGAACTTCCCCGGTGTTTATGTCATGAATAGTGATGGATCGGGTGCCCGAATGGTTTCTAGTCGATCCGCCTTTTCGACGGCTTGGGATTGGAAGAGGAAAGGAGTTGTGTACACGAGTGTTGGTCCTACGTTTGCTAGCGAAGCCTCGAAGGTTGATATCGTATCTATCGATGTGGACGATGCTGATTTAAGTTACAAAACCTTGACCATTGGTGGCGAAAACAATGCCTTCCCTTCGGCCTCGCCGGATGGGAAATGGGTCGTGTTCAGATCCGGTAGGTCTGGTCACAAGAACTTGTACATAATGGATGCTTTGGACGGAGAAAAGGCTGCTCTCCATAGGTTAACTAAAGGTCCATGGAGTGATACCATGTGTAATTGGTCACCCGATGGCGACTGGATCGCCTTTGCATCGGATAGGGAGAATCCCGGTTCGGATAGTTTCGAGTTGTTCAAGATTCACCCAAACGGGACGGGGCTGCAGAAGCTGATACAGAGCGGCTCGGGTGGTAGAACGAACCACCCGTGGTTCAGTCCGGATGGGAGATACATTGTGTTCACCTCAGATTATGCAGGTGTTTCGGCTGAACCAATATCGAACCCGCATCATTATCAGCCGTATGGGGATCTTTTCGTGATCAAGTCAGATGGTTCGGAGATCCGTAGATTGACACACAACTCGTACGAGGATGGTACCCCGGCTTGGGGCCCGAAATCATCAGTAGTAGCTAATGTTGAGTTGTCTGATTCTGAATCATTGTGTTCGTTTGAGGACTGCCACTGGCTAAGCATAAGCACGATTAAAAGTTTAGGTTCATCAAACGTACAGTGTGCTGAGATCTAA
- the LOC140874777 gene encoding uncharacterized protein isoform X1, which yields MDEFGVLVQSIGFKANGKSAPMAKSKTKPNSHFNGSSGNSTSSFNDSSSLPVDELDGIFRSNVNIHKSGQPQNLFGDDDVFGGKVSGSGQYGAIDLESVLNSSNNGNSGGGLHSGNTVGFDVFDDFQGAKPKKGDPVDDLIGNFGVNSIGKPEEKGSGFDDLIPGFGGANSSKNGQPPKTKLSSELNGHSSKSRSTVEDDPFLVFESPLSQDDASWPPSGPSEQGKGNIYSSLDDLDEFAAGGPQNDSRTNDTRTKTERTTAGSASNGFQNVDDLDAIFSGGKRQDYAVRPTSTTDSLFGTFFQEEKITTVKQTPSGSSSSTSIKSSAANIGGDFTSLFGDVTTSSGEFHEIEGEPEERRRARLNRHMRMYGRMAQALDDKNQRDFQIQLEQEEKHRLAETLDNDIRRWAAGKEGNLRALLSSLQQVLWPECGWKPVSLTYMITSDSVKKVYKKATLYVHPDKVQQKGANIQQKYIAEKVFDLLKEAWNKFSADELR from the exons ATGGATGAATTCGGAGTATTGGTGCAGAGCATTGGATTCAAAGCTAATGGGAAATCAGCTCCCATGGCGAAATCGAAGACTAAACCTAATTCTCATTTCAACGGCAGTAGTGGCAACAGTACTTCGTCGTTTAATGATTCCTCTTCCTTGCCCGTTGACGAGCTTGACGGGATTTTTAGATCGAATGTTAACATCCATAAATCTGGCCAACCccagaatttatttggcgatGATGATGTGTTTGGTGGGAAAGTTTCTGGGTCTGGTCAATACGGGGCGATAGATTTGGAATCGGTGCTTAATAGCTCAAATAATGGGAATAGTGGCGGAGGTTTGCATTCGGGGAATACGGTGGGTTTTGATGTTTTTGATGATTTCCAAGGAGCAAAGCCGAAGAAGGGTGATCCTGTGGACGATTTGATTGGGAATTTTGGGGTGAATTCTATTGGGAAGCCTGAAGAGAAGGGGTCTGGATTTGACGATTTGATACCAGGATTTGGGGGAGCTAATTCGTCGAAAAATGG ACAACCACCAAAGACGAAACTTTCTTCAGAGTTAAATGGCCATTCTTCTAAATCAAGATCGACTGTAGAAGATGATCCTTTTTTAGTCTTTGAATCACCTCTATCTCAGGACGATGCCTCATGGCCACCCAGTGGTCCCTCTGAACAAGGAAAAGGCAATATTTATTCTTCATTGGATGACCTTGATGAGTTTGCTGCCGGCGGGCCCCAAAATGATTCTAGAACTAATGACACGAGGACCAAAACTGAAAGAACGACGGCTGGCAGTGCTTCAAATGGTTTTCAAAATGTTGATGATCTAGATGCAATTTTTAGTGGTGGCAAACGACAAGACTATGCTGTGAGACCAACTTCTACTACG GATTCGCTGTTTGGAACCTTCTTCCAAGAAGAAAAAATTACTACAGTGAAGCAAACTCCTTCGGGGTCCTCATCCAGCACAAGCATAAAGTCTTCTGCTGCAAATATTGGGGGTGACTTCACTTCACTTTTTGGAG ATGTTACCACTTCATCAGGGGAGTTTCATGAAATTGAAGGCGAACCTGAAGAAAGGCGGAGAGCGAGGTTAAATCGTCATATGAGAATGTACGGACGAATG GCTCAAGCACTAGATGACAAGAACCAGCGTGATTTTCAGATTCAGCTCGAGCAGGAAGAGAAACAT AGGCTTGCGGAAACCTTGGACAATGATATACGCCGATGGGCTGCAGGAAAAGAAGGCAATCTACGTGCTTTGTTGTCCTCGTTGCAACAG GTCTTGTGGCCTGAATGTGGTTGGAAACCAGTTTCGTTAACATATATGATTACTTCGGACTCGGTGAAGAAGGTCTATAAAAAGGCGACCTTATATGTCCATCCAGACAAGGTTCAACAAAAGGGAGCTAATATCCAACAAAAATACATTGCTGAAAAGGTTTTTGATCTTCTCAAG GAAGCATGGAACAAATTTAGCGCAGACGAACTTCGATGA
- the LOC140887487 gene encoding carbon catabolite repressor protein 4 homolog 5, translating into MGHNGINLTLPVEQSPFLLPNSSEKDSHRRRHKRNRKKQKIIALETETHFQIQTLQPGPFQKFRSHTHRHTVSHTVGKWQDRNCRKSGKTFVHRRWTNSNHDTSDYNDKIVLVSYNILGVDNAAKHPELYRDVSPKYLDWEFRKKLLCKEVTGYQPSILCFQEVDHFNDLNDLFAKNGFKGVHKARTGEACDGCAIFWKTEQFTLLHEESIDFQRFGLRNNVAQLCVLKMNQTGPSGDDITESPNDTSSPSLVIGNIHVLYNPKRGDIKLGQMRIFLRRAYTLSQEWGSIPVVIAGDLNSLPQSAMYQFLASSELHTQRHDRRMISGQIYPSEHVESQFWRNHVWRWTGEELMLATGSRNSYLRHPLKLSSAYSNVPGSFKYRDKVGEPLATSYHSMFTGTVDYIWHTSDLAPLRVLETLPMHTLKKTGGLPSKEWGSDHLALVCELAFVSDGN; encoded by the coding sequence ATGGGCCACAACGGCATCAACCTTACTCTACCTGTGGAGCAGTCTCCTTTTCTTCTTCCTAACTCTTCAGAAAAAGATTCTCACCGCCGCCGCCACAAAAGAAACAGAAAGAAACAAAAGATTATAGCTCTAGAAACTGAAACCCACTTTCAAATTCAAACCCTGCAACCTGGTCCCTTCCAAAAATTTCGTTCTCACACACATAGGCATACTGTGTCCCACACTGTCGGCAAGTGGCAAGACAGGAACTGCAGAAAATCAGGGAAAACATTTGTTCACCGCAGGTGGACAAACTCTAATCATGATACATCCGATTACAACGATAAGATTGTTCTTGTATCATATAATATTCTTGGTGTTGACAATGCGGCAAAACATCCAGAATTGTACAGGGATGTATCTCCAAAATATTTGGATTGGGAATTTCGGAAAAAACTATTGTGTAAGGAAGTCACAGGTTACCAACCAAGTATCTTGTGTTTTCAGGAGGTGGATCACTTTAATGATCTGAATGATCTTTTTGCGAAAAATGGCTTCAAAGGTGTACACAAGGCTCGTACAGGTGAAGCATGTGATGGATGTGCCATATTTTGGAAAACCGAGCAGTTTACCCTATTGCATGAAGAGAGCATAGATTTCCAGAGGTTTGGACTTCGTAATAATGTTGCACAATTGTGTGTTTTAAAGATGAATCAAACCGGGCCTAGTGGTGATGATATTACAGAATCTCCAAATGATACATCCTCTCCAAGCTTAGTGATTGGAAACATACATGTCCTCTACAATCCTAAACGCGGAGATATCAAACTGGGGCAAATGCGAATTTTTCTTCGGAGGGCCTATACATTATCACAAGAATGGGGATCTATACCAGTTGTCATTGCTGGGGATCTGAACAGTTTACCCCAAAGTGCAATGTATCAGTTTCTGGCTTCATCAGAGTTGCATACTCAACGACACGATCGAAGAATGATATCTGGCCAAATATATCCATCTGAACATGTAGAATCCCAATTTTGGCGAAATCATGTTTGGAGATGGACTGGTGAAGAACTAATGCTGGCTACTGGTTCAAGAAACAGTTACCTAAGGCATCCTTTAAAGCTCTCCAGTGCTTATTCTAATGTTCCTGGAAGTTTCAAGTACAGGGATAAAGTTGGAGAACCTCTGGCGACTTCGTACCATTCCATGTTCACTGGAACGGTTGACTACATATGGCATACTTCAGACCTTGCTCCTCTTAGAGTTCTTGAAACTTTGCCTATGCACACGTTAAAGAAAACAGGAGGTCTTCCAAGTAAGGAATGGGGTAGTGACCATCTTGCACTTGTATGTGAACTTGCTTTTGTCAGTGATGGTAATTAG